One Roseimaritima multifibrata DNA window includes the following coding sequences:
- a CDS encoding DUF1549 and DUF1553 domain-containing protein — protein sequence MHTITRQCCVWIWLAGSFAIPCGFTLAADAPVSFELDVQPILTAHSCNSGGCHGKQRGQNGFQLSLLGFDPEFDHAAVSRDARGRRIFPASPENSLLLLKATAELPHGGGRKIERDSEDYQTLARWIAQAAPRRVEEEPTLERVTLEQDSFSLTPSQSESLRVTAHYSDNSTRDVTRLTTYLSNDDAVVSVDENGTIQAGSLPGETAVMARYMYHIKVANVVIPQTEPLPAAVFESLPRNSFIDEQVYKKLQTLGIEPSPTVDDHVFLRRVSLDLIGRLPTVEEAKAFLDGTEGGTKAERRAKLVDQLLDRPEFADHWAGYWADMLRPNPYRVGIKAVMNYDNWIRQQFRDDVPYDSFVRQLVTAKGSTWQNGAATLYRDRRSPDEVAPMVSQLFLGIRLDCAKCHHHVFEKWSQQDFYQFSAYFAKVGYKGTGLSPPISGGEEVVFTSTKGSVSHPLTGETMTPTPLFELPSGQPVAATEETDGEPVDPRVALAEWMTSKENDSFAEVQVNRTWGILMGRGLVEPVDDLRATNPATNPALLSALADEFQASDYSFKQLLKTIVLSQVYLHSSEPTPSNVADRLNYSRHYRRRLRAEVLADAVADVTQTTDSFQAMPPDSRANQVWTTRVNSIFLDTFGRPNENQDPPCERLPESTVTQALHLMNSQQLDQRVRSDNGRAAKLAASQKTSEQIVDELYLSTFTRYPTADERDYAVNLINAAAERRSVIEDLMWAMLNSPEFSILN from the coding sequence ATGCATACCATCACCCGACAATGCTGCGTTTGGATCTGGCTCGCGGGCAGCTTCGCAATCCCGTGTGGATTCACTCTCGCAGCCGATGCTCCGGTCAGTTTCGAACTGGACGTCCAGCCGATCCTAACGGCCCATTCCTGCAACTCTGGCGGATGCCATGGGAAACAGCGTGGGCAGAACGGATTCCAGCTCTCGCTGTTAGGTTTTGATCCTGAATTCGACCATGCCGCGGTAAGCCGCGATGCACGCGGCCGACGCATCTTCCCCGCATCCCCCGAAAACAGCTTGCTGCTACTTAAGGCAACGGCCGAATTGCCGCACGGTGGTGGACGCAAAATCGAACGCGATTCCGAAGACTACCAAACCTTGGCGCGGTGGATCGCCCAAGCGGCCCCTCGTCGTGTCGAAGAAGAGCCAACTCTGGAACGCGTGACGCTCGAGCAAGATTCGTTTTCACTCACTCCCTCGCAATCTGAATCGCTGCGGGTTACAGCCCACTACAGCGACAATTCGACACGCGACGTCACTCGATTGACAACCTATCTATCCAACGACGACGCAGTGGTTTCGGTCGACGAAAACGGGACCATCCAAGCTGGTTCGCTGCCTGGTGAAACCGCGGTGATGGCTCGATACATGTATCACATCAAAGTCGCCAACGTGGTGATCCCGCAAACCGAACCGCTACCAGCCGCAGTTTTTGAATCGCTGCCCCGCAACAGCTTCATTGACGAACAGGTTTACAAAAAATTGCAGACGTTAGGGATCGAACCATCGCCGACGGTTGACGATCATGTTTTCTTGCGCCGCGTCAGTCTTGACTTGATTGGGCGATTGCCCACAGTCGAAGAAGCGAAAGCATTCCTGGATGGCACCGAGGGCGGAACGAAAGCCGAGCGGCGGGCCAAGCTGGTTGATCAACTGCTCGACCGACCTGAATTTGCAGATCACTGGGCCGGCTATTGGGCCGACATGCTGCGTCCGAATCCTTATCGCGTCGGCATCAAGGCGGTGATGAATTATGACAACTGGATTCGTCAACAATTCCGCGATGACGTGCCCTACGATTCGTTTGTTCGTCAACTGGTCACAGCCAAGGGAAGCACTTGGCAAAACGGCGCTGCCACGCTGTACCGTGACCGACGCAGTCCAGACGAAGTCGCACCGATGGTCAGCCAACTGTTCCTAGGCATCCGACTGGACTGTGCCAAATGCCATCACCATGTGTTTGAAAAATGGAGCCAGCAAGACTTCTACCAATTCTCGGCTTACTTTGCCAAAGTCGGCTACAAGGGGACCGGGCTGAGCCCTCCTATTTCCGGTGGCGAAGAAGTGGTGTTTACGTCCACCAAAGGATCGGTATCGCATCCACTGACTGGCGAGACGATGACACCAACGCCGCTATTTGAGTTGCCGAGCGGCCAGCCCGTCGCCGCAACCGAAGAAACCGACGGCGAGCCAGTTGATCCTCGCGTTGCCCTTGCCGAATGGATGACATCCAAAGAAAACGATTCCTTTGCCGAAGTCCAAGTCAATCGGACTTGGGGGATCCTGATGGGCCGCGGCTTGGTCGAACCTGTCGACGATCTTCGCGCGACCAACCCCGCCACCAATCCGGCCTTGCTGAGTGCATTGGCCGATGAATTCCAGGCATCCGACTACAGCTTCAAACAACTTTTGAAAACGATCGTGCTGTCGCAAGTTTATCTACACAGCTCCGAGCCAACTCCGTCCAATGTCGCCGACCGGTTGAATTATTCGCGTCACTACCGCCGCCGACTGCGAGCCGAAGTTTTGGCCGACGCGGTAGCTGACGTAACTCAGACCACGGATTCCTTTCAGGCGATGCCGCCCGATTCGCGAGCCAACCAAGTGTGGACGACTCGCGTTAATTCCATTTTCCTGGACACCTTTGGCCGCCCCAACGAAAATCAAGACCCACCGTGCGAACGGTTGCCTGAATCGACGGTCACCCAAGCCCTACACTTGATGAACTCTCAACAGCTTGACCAACGAGTGCGGTCCGACAACGGACGTGCTGCGAAGCTGGCTGCGAGCCAGAAAACGTCGGAGCAAATCGTCGATGAGCTGTACCTATCCACTTTCACGCGGTACCCGACTGCCGACGAACGCGACTACGCCGTCAATCTTATCAACGCGGCGGCGGAACGCCGTAGCGTTATCGAAGACCTGATGTGGGCGATGCTCAATAGCCCTGAATTCTCAATCCTGAACTAG
- a CDS encoding DUF1501 domain-containing protein, protein MNLQHHRNCEGITRRDGLKLGLHGLLAGGFAGALRATSAQASETSPGQLKKQADACILIWMDGGPSHYETFDPKPDAPIEIRGKYQPIATQTPGVHFSEPMKRLAAISDDLAIVRSIRHNQGNHGAGNHYMMTGAPTRIPVGCGAFVSFHPSLGSVVSEQIGAPDGIPPYFSIPSMSRSGGPNFLGAKHAPFVVPDNPNRSSFQVRDVTIPSGLTDQRFSTRQQIRSQIDQLRRIKDAAAGDPVVAADEFFAQGMELVSSPQSQAAFDIHSEPDKVRDAYGRNTFGQQALLARRLVSAGVPFVTLVQGGWDHHVDLFNAYDKKMPPFEATIAALITDLKERGMLERTLVIALGEFGRTPKINERGGRDHWANAMSVMFAGGGTSGGQVIGATDRHGYAAVERVLSPENFVSTVYRKLGIDPGQMLYSPEGRPVHLVSDATPISELMS, encoded by the coding sequence ATGAACCTGCAACACCATCGCAATTGCGAAGGCATCACTCGCCGCGACGGACTGAAACTCGGACTGCATGGCTTGCTCGCCGGCGGATTTGCTGGTGCCCTGCGTGCGACTTCGGCTCAGGCATCGGAAACATCGCCAGGGCAACTGAAGAAACAAGCGGACGCATGCATTCTGATTTGGATGGATGGCGGACCAAGCCACTACGAAACGTTTGATCCAAAACCGGATGCACCGATCGAGATCCGAGGCAAGTATCAGCCGATCGCAACGCAGACCCCCGGCGTTCATTTTTCGGAACCAATGAAACGACTGGCCGCGATCTCCGACGACTTGGCGATCGTCCGTTCCATTCGGCACAATCAAGGCAACCATGGCGCGGGCAATCACTACATGATGACCGGTGCTCCGACTCGGATCCCCGTCGGCTGTGGTGCGTTTGTCAGTTTCCACCCCAGCCTTGGCAGCGTGGTGTCGGAGCAAATCGGTGCTCCCGATGGCATTCCCCCTTACTTCTCGATCCCCAGCATGTCACGCTCGGGAGGCCCTAACTTTCTGGGAGCGAAACACGCTCCCTTTGTCGTCCCCGACAATCCTAACCGCTCGTCATTTCAAGTCCGAGATGTCACGATCCCCAGCGGACTGACGGACCAACGATTCTCAACGCGGCAACAGATTCGCAGTCAAATCGACCAACTGCGGCGAATCAAAGACGCCGCTGCCGGCGATCCGGTCGTGGCAGCCGACGAGTTTTTTGCGCAAGGCATGGAATTAGTCAGCAGCCCCCAATCGCAAGCCGCGTTCGACATCCACTCTGAACCCGACAAAGTGCGCGACGCCTATGGTCGCAATACGTTCGGTCAACAAGCGTTGCTGGCACGTCGTTTAGTCAGCGCCGGGGTCCCCTTCGTGACCCTAGTGCAAGGTGGATGGGATCATCATGTCGACCTATTCAACGCCTACGATAAAAAGATGCCGCCATTCGAAGCGACGATTGCAGCGTTGATAACCGACCTGAAAGAACGCGGCATGCTGGAGCGGACACTGGTGATCGCGCTTGGTGAATTCGGACGCACCCCCAAGATCAACGAACGAGGCGGTCGCGATCACTGGGCCAATGCCATGAGTGTCATGTTCGCTGGCGGCGGAACCTCGGGCGGCCAAGTCATCGGAGCGACCGATCGCCATGGCTACGCAGCGGTCGAACGCGTGCTGTCACCCGAAAACTTCGTCTCGACCGTCTACCGAAAACTCGGTATCGACCCAGGACAAATGCTGTATTCCCCCGAAGGCCGACCGGTCCACTTGGTCAGCGACGCGACACCGATCTCGGAATTGATGAGCTGA